Sequence from the Xiphophorus maculatus strain JP 163 A chromosome 16, X_maculatus-5.0-male, whole genome shotgun sequence genome:
TCTGCTATTCGTCTACTGGAAATAACTTTTTGATTCTGAAACGGTTTTATTCCCAATTTGTCCCGTTTTCCCAAGGAATTTTAGAGAATTGTGTCTTGGAGTAACTTTAAAAGgtataaagaaaatgttgctttctaAGAGTGAAACTATAAAGAAATGGAGGATGTATCTAAACCTTTAAACAGGACTGATGATGCTAACTTTAGCCCTCTCTGTTCAGGACGGTCGGTTGGTGCTTGGAGCTCCAGGAAGCTTCTACTTCCAGGGTGAGGGAGACCCCTGCTGGCTGTTGATTGTAACTACACCAGTTTACAAATGGTATTAGGGAAAGTTTCCTGTTCAGGCTTAATGATGTCACTAAGGATAATTAAATATCTGCAGTTAATCCAGCAGTATAGACTCAAGAAGACCAGTTTAACAGCTACACCAGTTATTTTAATCAACTGGATGTGAGTGAACATGAAACGGTGCAGAAATCCAGCAGTCAGACTGATGCCTTTAAGTGGAATAATTTTCTATAAAGTTTAACACTCACTGCTGATTTCAGGTCAGGTGATCACAGTGGGTGTCAGTGACATCATCAACAGTGGACAGAGTGATAAACCCATCCAGTATGTGGCTGGAATCCACCAGTCAAATGAGCAGGAAGGTTACGACCTTTACCGAGGTGAGTGACACATTATGCTGAAATCCTTTGAAAAagggcttttattctgaaaggtaCACATCTTTCATTGGTTAAGCTTTGGTAtttaaatagacttttttgAAAAGGGCCGTAAGATTTTTTATGAACTgttaaaaagtttacaaaagtATCATTAAAAGCCTGAAATATACTGTATTTCATGTGTTCAtcagcttttactttgaagggCTAGCAATATGTATGCAAATCTCCtacttttaaaaagctgaaagagACCAGTGTTTCCAAACTAGAACAGAATTTTCTAGATAATCTTTAAAACCGCACAAAGAAATATCTGCAGGTTTTTAGCAGAAGACGGTTTCTTCTGCTGTCTTTATGGAAGCATAAAGTCACATGAGAAAAgctaaaaagtgtttttttttactctgtaatTTTTCCTGTTCTGCTGTGCAGCACATATTGCAGtcgttttataaaaacagatgaagtGTGATTTATTTCTACATGTCTGTCAGGTTACTCAGTGGCCAGTGGTTTGTTGACTGGAGACGCCACAACAGGTCAgtaaatctaatctaatctaatgtagtgagatttttcttttcctaacGTTTTCGTTTGTGTTCACCAGATTATGTGGTCGGGGTTCCAAATGACAGGAACACGGCAGGAACAGTAAGTTTTTCCCGTGTTGTTTGGGTTGTAATGAACTGAGTCTGTGACTCTGATGAAGGCGATGCTCAGAGAGACTCTAATGTTGGTCTGCTCTACCAGGTGAATATCTATGATGGCAGGATGGCCGGCTCTCTGAGAGTTCACCATACCTTCCTGGGGACTCAGGTGAAAAGTCAAACTGTTCTGCTCTGTTTGGATGCTAATGAACTGGAGCTAAGATGTCTCCGTCTCCTCTAGGTGGCGTCCTACTTTGGTCACAGCGTCGCCGTGGCGGACATCAACAGTGATGGGTGAGAAGTTACACATCTGGTAGATTTACTGTTTGTCTGAAAAGATGGAGACTGGATCTATTTTCTGGTGTGACTTTGGTTGTGTTGTTGGTTTCCGGTGCAGTCTGGACGACGTGCTGATCGGAGCGCCTCTCTTCATGGACAGAGTGATGGGGCAGCTGCAGGAGAGAGGGCAGGTCTGAACACTGAGTCCAAGTTTTCCTTAAGTCTCATGTTTCAGTCTGTCTGTCagcttttctgtgtctttgctgttttatttcaaaatgcttcACAGGCAATAGTCTTCAACCTCATTTGCATCGACTGGTTTGAACAAAAATCCTTAGTTATGTCCTAaggtcatccatccatccatccagggTAATGATATTCTCCAGCTCATCCTGGAGTATCACAGGGTACTCTCATGTAGTCTCTCCAGAAACGTCTTGGTCTAACTGATAGTCCCTTTCCAGTGGGATGTGCTTGGAAAATCTCCAAAACAATGCATTTGTTATTCATGACCTTATCAACAGACATGCTGAGTTTTAAGTGAATTTCTTTGcttgtttcaaaataaaccaTCAATCTGAATGTTTCTCTGTTCAGGTCCTTTTATACCTGCAGAAGAAAAAGTCCTCCTTCTCCTCACAGCCTGACCAATCACTGATCGGTCAGTCGATCTATGGCCGGTTTGGCTCCGCCCTCTCCGTGCTGGGTGACCTGGACATGGATGGTTACCAAGGTAACCAAGTATCCAGCTTTTCAACATCATAAACCTTCTAGCTTCAGAGCGCTAATCCAACACTACCCCTCTGTGTGCAGATGTTGCGGTTGGGGCTCCATGGTCAGATGGAGGTGGTGGCCAGGTGTTTATTTACTTGGGCAACAGCAACGGCCTGTCGGCTACGCCCTCGCAAATTATTAACAGCCCATTACTTAGCAGCAGGTCAGCGTTTGGattttctctcaggtcaggtGTGGATCTCGATGGGAACGGATATCCAGGTATGTTCAGGAGCTCTGGCTTATTGTTTAATAATTACTGATCAATAATCAGCTGCTGCTTGTGTGTTTGTAGATCTGCTGGTTGGAGCGTGGGGTGCAGACCAAGCCTTTCTCTACAGGTGATTCTCCAcagtttcaattttttttacaaaagaactTTATGTTTTGAATGGCTAAAATTGAGTAAGGTTATTTAATAAAGCCATTATCAATAGTCCAATGTTGATTGGCTGATAAGGCCCTTGTGTTGCTACTTCACTCCAGTAAAGCTTGGCTTTGTGTGTTCAGGTCTCAGACTGTGATCCGGTCCAGAGTTTCTGTCTCACTGCTACCAGACTTCCTGAATCCAGATGTTAAACTGTGtcatcacaaaaacacaccagTTTCATGGTAATTAAGCAACTATTCAAGAGTTTTCATTGACTTGGATTTTTAAATCAAGAACAACAAACTTTACTCAGTTTATTTAAAGTCAATCTTTCTATAGCCAATTATTCCTGCTCAAGTTTGAGGGAAAATTGTGATTGGTATAATTCTGCTCAGTCAATTTTAAACCATGACAGTTCAGTACAATCCAAGCCTCCACAATCACTTGTTAACACATGCAGTTAGTTTCTGATTGGTTTGACTTTTGCCAGTGTAAGGTTTTTAAATGCCGTCTCATTACCCAGTTCTGTTTCCAGTTTAGACTTGGTTTAATCTAATAATACAAGAGTCAGAACAAGCCACATGAATTGCCAACTGAGCATCTCTCAGCATACATATGTGTGGACGTATCTATCTCAGAGATCTACATCCAATGTAGATGTAGGTAAATTTCAAACTCTTGTGGCTCAAGAAATGGATAAACCACCTCAATAATCTTCTGGAAACCAGTTCTATTACTTAAAGCACCAGTTCTATCAATAGTTAGATTCTCTGAATATCTGATGAGGAGTTATTGTCTAAAATCAGTCTCTTTTTATGCTCCCTTAACTCATATAGTCAGTGTGTTCACAAAGTGAAGCATTTCTACACTCTAACCAGTGCTGATAAAGCTGAAACttctctgaaacaaaaatgtaaattcagcTTCCCTGGATTAGGTGATGGTAGGTTTATTCCTGTATAAAGATGCTAGATGAGTATCAGTATAAGTATCTAAAAAGCTTTTTGtgtagagattttttggtatctGAGTGTTAAAGATGTTAGAATGAGTTTCAATATAAAGTCATATGTCATCTGCATATCATTAAACTTCAggatattattcttttttacatCTATCTGCGTTTCTGTTGGTGTATCTCCTCAGTTTTGCTGTCCGAATGTGCGTCTATGTCTCTGGTCACAGAATCCCTCAGCAGACAGGTAAAGGTGTCTTTAGGGGTATTTCAGAATATGTTAATATCAGTAATCTaattctgtctgtctgctggcTGGTGGTGGCAGCTCTAAGGGTGGAGCTACACCTGGATATGATGAAGCAGCCAATGGCACGAAGAACTCTGCTGCTGTCAAACAATCAGCCTCAGACGTCAATGGAGCTGGTTGTAGAGAGGCAGGTGGGCTTGGTCTGTACCAATCACACAGCATACCTGAGGGTGAGTGGACAAACTAATTACGTGAGCAGAATCACACCTGTATCTGCTGCAGGTGGAATCAATGTTGTAGAGACCTGAGCTCTTTGAATTTTCACATCATGGAGACATGGCTGAGGTTTGATAGGAATGTTGGTGCAGAAACTTTATGCTGTTCTGTTTGTGCGTTTAGTCTGAAGAGGAAGTTCAGGATAAACTGAGTCCGATCTTCATCACTGCTGAGATCAGCCTCCTCAATtctacccagaatgctctgctgCATGGTCAGACACACTCAACAGTCCAGGTGAGTCAGCCTACTTCCTGCCAGAGGAGGGAACTGAACTCAGGACCAGAGTTTCAGTGAACATAAAGATAACCACAGAGTGTCTGTGTGTCTTATAGAGCCGGCTGATTCTGGACTGCGGGGACGATAACATTTGCATTCCTGACCTGAAGTTGAGCGCTAAACCGTGAGTCAACAGGATATTGATGAGGAAATCCACTAAGAATTTCAATAATTGGAAGAAAGCCTGCAAAATACTGAGAGATGAAGATGGAACAGCTACAGAAATAGCTATGTCATcagcatatacagtacagaccaaacgtttggacacaccttctcattgaattcaattagatagtgtgtccaaacttttggtctgtactgtaaatgCATCCCCGATTTAAATAACCAATTTCTGGATAGTGGTTAAAGAACTGAAGGCGGACATATTGTTTTGTGTGTCTCACGGTGTGTGTGACGTTAGTGTATCAGACAGCGTGTTGATCGGAGACGATCAGTCCCTGTTGTTGTTGGTGTTGGCTACAAATGATGGCGAGGGCGCGTATGAGACCGAGCTGGTGGTCCAACtccctgaacacacacacttccaGAGCTGTCAGGTGAGATGGTCTCACACACACTGATAAAAATTAACCGCTTAAACAGCCAATAAGAACAGTCCTGTCGGGTTTTACTTTGCAGGGTGAAAACCGACTGGTGTGTGttcaaaggaaagaaaaccaGACGGTTGTTGTCACCTGTGACCTCGGGAACCCaatgaaacacagacagaaagtGAGTGAATCTCCAATTCCTCTAAAGCAGATGTGGGTCAGTTTCATCCTAAAGGTTGCAAGGTTTCAAACATCTGATTCAAATCATAAAATTATCTTCCAACTGTGGTTAAGtaggaaaacatctaaaagatGCAGAACTTCAGACCTGGAGGTTTGGAGTTGCTAACCCCTGCTGTAAGCACTGTAGCGCTCATGATGCTAAGCAAACTCTAATCTTTAGTCCGCTGGGATTGGAGTCAAACCAATATGAGGAAACTATAGGCGTAGAACAATCCTTTAGTGATTATGGCTCCTTTACCTGCAGGTCCAGACTGGTCTCCTCTTCAGCGTCGGCAACCTGGAGGAGGTGGACAGTCACATCACCTTCAGCCTAAGAATGCGAAGGTACAAACTCTGCCTGGTACCCTGGGTTTACTGCTGAAAGCTCATATCCCTTTGTCTTACTCTCTGTCCACCTTTCCGTACCAGTAAGAACTCTGTGAACTCCAGCAGTAACCATGTGACAGTGAAGGTTCAGGTGAAGGCCGAGGCCACACTAGAGATCAGAGGGTATAactcaaaactaaaacttttctgGATTTAATACCAGATGTACAGATTGACTGTAGTAAGGTTTTGGTGTCTCTGCAGGGGATCCGTCCCTTCAGACGTCCTCTTGCCCCATCCGGACTGGCAGCCAGTAGGCAACCCTATAAGTCTGGAGGAAGTCGGGCCACTGATGGAGCACGTGTATGAGGTGAGGTTAACGTCTGGTAATGAGGTATATTAGCAGGACTTGGAAGAAACAAGACCAGCATTGGACCCAGCTCATGAAACTGATTTGGTGGGAGGTTATCCAGTTCAGAGAGTCACTCCTGGTCAGGTAGACTTCAGGTGAACATTTCTGTCATATCTTGTTGAGACCCCACTGCTTGATGTTGCTTTGACTTATCTTTGGAGGCATTAGGACAGGCTGGACCTGAACATGAGGTAGACCAGTAGGAGCTTTGCTGGTTTACTGCTGTGGACTGGAAGTCCAGGTTCTGGTGGATCTGAAACTCCAGTCACCAGCTGGTGAAGGCCAACATGCTGTTCATCAACTGACATTGATGTTATTGATGATTCTGGTTTGTAGATTAGAAATCAGGGTCCCAGTTCTGTCAACGCCCGACTGACCGTGGACTTCCCTTCTACCTGGcgacatcacttcctgctctACGTCATCTCCACCCCGTCAGAAGAGTCCTTGAGTTGTCAGACACTGAACACATCAGACGTGATGCCTTTAGAGGTAAAACAAcgtcatgtttctttttattaatggaACTTAACCCTCACCTGTCTATAGTTCACCTGTCTTACTCTCATCTGTCTACAGCTCGTAGATAACTCCAGTCTTACTGTAGTTTCTCAGCCCATCCAGCAGGAGGAGACAAACTCACTCGAGCAAACAGTCCATGtggtaaaaacagttttattcctTAATGGTCGCTTTATGAAAGCCACTAATTTGTGATATCTCCTTCCTCTGCACACCTGAACACACCTTCAGGTTACTGAGAAGTATTACAGGTGTGTGTTCCTCTGATCTGAGGCTGACTTACGTTTGTTtcagaactgcagcagcagtgagACGGGGTGTGTCCGGTTTGAGTGTGATGTCATGGATTTGGGGCGGGGCTTTAGCGCAGTGGTAAAAATCTCAGCTCGGCTAAAtttgcacacactcacacaggtaggcttgaacacacacacgcacacgcccacacacacacgcacagaggTGAGGGTTCTGttgtcattttgtgttttgtccttCAGACCTCCTATCTGAACTATGACCTCGTTTCTTCTGCCTCTTATGATGTCATCAGTGCATCATCAAAGGTCCAACCACTGCTGCTTACAAGTGGACACACACAGGTAATCAATAAccattaaatcaataaataataccCCGCAGAACccagaagtgtgtgtgtgtgtgtgtgtgtgcacaggCTCAGCTCAGTGTGGTGTGGCGTCCTCCTGATGGGGAGAAACCCGTTCCTATTGGCTACATCATCCTGTCAATCATCTCTggactcctcctcctcttcctcctctgtttcaTCTTCTGGAAggtatcaatcaatcaatcaatcggtcaatcagtcaatcagtcGGTCAGTTTCCTTTTCAGCAGGTTCccttttttggtttaattaatgAGTTTCTGGTTGAATCAGTGACGTTTTGGTTTAATCTCAGTAATAGCTGTtgctctgacctttgaccttctgtTCAACCTGAAGATTTGGTGCAGAACTTGATAGAGTTGAAACTCACACTATTGGTTTTAAATTGTTCTCCACATGACGAGTTCACACCCCTCCATCTTATTAAAGTTTCCTccatctttgtgtgtgtgtgtgtgtgtgtgtgtgtgtgtgtgtgtgtgtgtgtgtgtgtgcgtgtgtgtgcgtgtgtagcTGGGCTTCTTCAGGCGCACCAGACCCCccactgatgatgatgatggtggtgaagACGATGGAGAGCAGCAACCGGCTGAGGAGAGTCACATGACTGAGTAACGCGTCTTCGCCTGAAGCAAAATGTcttacaaaatgtttcactgttgCTTTAAACGATCAGCCCTAAATAATCGAGCTCAGAGATCCTCCTGTCAGAAGCCTTCGCTCTCAGATTAactaagccaaaactgtacaaaagatatttacattttgcatttaagataaaaaaaaaccttctctgttggtaaatatgttttactcagAACCTTGagaaagttttagcttcacctgttcaaattctggaaaaattttttaacaaaaggtcctattaagcaccttttgcttcctattaataatcgattaatctaaaaaataatcaaaagctAAGCCCTGCATTGTGCTGATGTTAAGTGAAAAGGTTGAGCTTTTCATATGTTGttggaaatataattttttagcTTTCCTACAAATGATCAACATTAAAGGAATGCTATTATTGTATTCTAGGcaataaaattttcattttcttatttaaataagaattCTAATTTCTTATTTGCATCTTTCAATGTATTTGTAATATTGTATAACatgcttaaattaaaaatctgtaaaatttgCCAATAGTACTAATTGATTAATACTATTAATCAATAGATTAATAgtattaatcaataaattaatactattaatcaataactaaaatagcTGCTGTTGCAGCCCtagtctgaagttaaatcacactgtaaaaaatttgtttttaattttgttctctAATTTATgacatgttttacagtgcaggccaaacttctcttgttttaggacATTTAACATTGcctaaattatttctaatttaagTAACAAATAGTAATAAGAGAAGAAACgctgaaaaagtaaaaccaaacattaaatatctaaaaataaaaaactgccaAGAAAGATctaaaatctctttttcaagAGGAACCAGGCAAGAACAGCAGAATCATTTACAAATATCAACATTTACatatgaaaatatgacaaacttctaataaaaaaaagaaaagtaaaatgaatgCATGCTCTGAGTTGTGTTAACTCCGCCTCCTTCAGTCTGATTGTACCCACAACCTGAACCCATGATGCCTGTTCCTGTGTGATTGGTGGAGCTGGTTGGAGTCCTCAGCCTGTCAGACGGTACTGAGGGAAGTAAAGCCCTggagggaggatgaggaggattaGAGCAGATTACTGAGCAGTTTATAACAGCAGACAAGGGGAAGAAGAAAGCACAACCAGTTAGGAGATAAATCCTGACCAACTGGGTAAACTGGTCCAAACTGATGCAGTGAACTGGGACAAGCCTCTCAGAACAGACTCTAGGAGGAAGGAACCGCTGTGAGCTGGTCTGGGGTCAGCAGGCAGCGTGGATGGACGGGTTCCAGGCGTACGGAGCAGGGAAGGCCGGCGGCGCCTTCGATCCCCTGACGTTCATCAGGCAGCCTCAGACTGTCATCAGGATCCTCTGCTGGGTGAGGCTCACGATGGTTTGGTTTGGTTCCCAGGTTTACTGAGCAGCTAGTCCTGGCGGGATTTCATTGGTCAGGTATGGGAGGTCAAGCTCTGATTGGTCGGTTTGCATCAACG
This genomic interval carries:
- the LOC102221313 gene encoding integrin alpha-IIb — its product is MCVFRCVCALLCVTASVCLNLLEKPVMFSGPAGSLFGFSIDFHSFNNTFFVVIGAPKANTSQPGVTEGGGVFLCTWSPDGACDIIDFDLTGDEEYSLSGLRFHSFKSGQWFGASVRSVGSTHLLACAPLFHWNVNQKEAESGKTPVGNCLLLDQMTRSATPFSPCRGALMEDDYTQSSNRNDQRYCEVGFSTDITKDGRLVLGAPGSFYFQGQVITVGVSDIINSGQSDKPIQYVAGIHQSNEQEGYDLYRGYSVASGLLTGDATTDYVVGVPNDRNTAGTVNIYDGRMAGSLRVHHTFLGTQVASYFGHSVAVADINSDGLDDVLIGAPLFMDRVMGQLQERGQVLLYLQKKKSSFSSQPDQSLIGQSIYGRFGSALSVLGDLDMDGYQDVAVGAPWSDGGGGQVFIYLGNSNGLSATPSQIINSPLLSSRSAFGFSLRSGVDLDGNGYPDLLVGAWGADQAFLYRSQTVIRSRVSVSLLPDFLNPDVKLCHHKNTPVSCFAVRMCVYVSGHRIPQQTALRVELHLDMMKQPMARRTLLLSNNQPQTSMELVVERQVGLVCTNHTAYLRSEEEVQDKLSPIFITAEISLLNSTQNALLHGQTHSTVQSRLILDCGDDNICIPDLKLSAKPVSDSVLIGDDQSLLLLVLATNDGEGAYETELVVQLPEHTHFQSCQGENRLVCVQRKENQTVVVTCDLGNPMKHRQKVQTGLLFSVGNLEEVDSHITFSLRMRSKNSVNSSSNHVTVKVQVKAEATLEIRGGSVPSDVLLPHPDWQPVGNPISLEEVGPLMEHVYEIRNQGPSSVNARLTVDFPSTWRHHFLLYVISTPSEESLSCQTLNTSDVMPLELVDNSSLTVVSQPIQQEETNSLEQTVHVNCSSSETGCVRFECDVMDLGRGFSAVVKISARLNLHTLTQTSYLNYDLVSSASYDVISASSKVQPLLLTSGHTQAQLSVVWRPPDGEKPVPIGYIILSIISGLLLLFLLCFIFWKLGFFRRTRPPTDDDDGGEDDGEQQPAEESHMTE